The Nitrospira sp. nucleotide sequence GCGTCGCTTCCGCTGTACACGCTTGAGCCGTTTGCGCAATGAGCGAGAAGCCGGACCGCTTGAGGCCCCGTTGTCATCTTTCGCCCGTGCAGCAAGCTTCTTCTTGAGTCGAATTTCGTCTGATTCGCCAGCCTGTTTCTTTGCCATTCAGCTCCAACCTCCAACTGTTAAGGTCGATATCCATCGAGGAGCGACCGTTCAATCAACAGTCACTCCAGACCGGGCAGTCTAATCAAGTGCGTGAGGATGTGTCAACTGAGAGGGTGTCTGGCCGCAGGCGCTAAGACACGATCAGGACGGGGACGGTATTATGTGCAGAATGATCGGCCGCCAACATGCTTCCAATTCGTCTTTCACGCCGAACATACAGAGCTTCCTGCGGCATCATCCTGGGAAGAACCGCAGGCGCTTCAAGGCCGGAGTCTTGTCGAGCTGGCTGCCTGGCCGCTCGTGTGTCGGTATTCAACAACTGGCCTGCAACTGCGGGAATTCTAGAGGAAGGGATCTGTGCCACCGGGCGATGGTCACCGATGACTTCTATCTGTACAACTGAGGTGCCCGCGTCCACCATGTCCAATTCGAGAGCCGCAGCGTGCGAGAGATCCAACATTCTACCTGGAATATACGGGCCTCGATCATTGATTCTGACTTGAACTGATTTGCCATTCGTCAGATTCACGACGCGCACCAGGCTCCCGAGTGGAAGCTTACGATGAGCTGCCGTATAGGCAGTCATGTCGAAGACTTCACCGTTAGCGGCAAGCTTTCCGTGAAAGTCCTTTCCATACCACGAGGCGACCCCTCGATCCTTAATTCCTACATCCAACGAGAGCTCGCCTTTTGGCAGGGAAGAACAGGCATTGAGAAGCAGGAAGGCCAGGAGGGGAATGGCTGCGTATCCGGTCTGGCGATACGACACGGTCCGGAAGTTCCTATCCATTGAAGCACCTCATGTGTAAGCCTACTCACCACCGTCTGCTTGAGCACTCTTCGGGAAGGTGATCGTAGGCTACGAAACATTCTCCATCGCGACAATACCGTCTGGGTAGCAAGGCCCCCTACCAACGGAGCGAGGCTCTCATCCCCTTCGAAATAGCATCAAGCCAGACGGCATAGGTCGGCGAATGAGACAGGAACGGTGTTCACACAGACGAATAGGCCCGTTACCTCAATGCTTTAGCAGCTGCAAAATCATAAAGATCGCCCATGCAGGCGTTTTGTCGTTACCACGGAATCAGCACGAGCCGTGGCAACCAGGCAACACCGTACTCGCTTTCTACCGGAACCGGATTGATCGATCCTCGAACCGGGTATTCACCACAAAGCGCTCAAAATTCTTCTCTAGTACT carries:
- a CDS encoding septal ring lytic transglycosylase RlpA family protein; protein product: MDRNFRTVSYRQTGYAAIPLLAFLLLNACSSLPKGELSLDVGIKDRGVASWYGKDFHGKLAANGEVFDMTAYTAAHRKLPLGSLVRVVNLTNGKSVQVRINDRGPYIPGRMLDLSHAAALELDMVDAGTSVVQIEVIGDHRPVAQIPSSRIPAVAGQLLNTDTRAARQPARQDSGLEAPAVLPRMMPQEALYVRRERRIGSMLAADHSAHNTVPVLIVS